From a region of the Arachis ipaensis cultivar K30076 chromosome B09, Araip1.1, whole genome shotgun sequence genome:
- the LOC107619311 gene encoding glycine-rich RNA-binding protein 6, mitochondrial — MMAFFSGAQRFLRQSSSVVASHFTSTRFTSTLTSPKLFVSGLSRLTTDEKLTEAFSPFGQLLEAKVIMDRASGRSKGYAFVTYATIEDAEKARAGMNAKFIDGWVIFVDPAKPREPRPPQQPQSQPSGAGFTVNKTIGWCG, encoded by the exons ATGATGGCGTTCTTCAGTGGAGCTCAACGATTTCTTCGCCAGTCTTCTTCAGTTGTGGCCTCCCACTTCACCTCTACTCGTTTCACTTCGACTCTtacttccccaaaactcttcgtCAGCG GTCTTTCAAGACTGACAACAGATGAAAAACTTACTGAAGCGTTTTCTCCTTTCGGGCAGCTGCTTGAAG CAAAGGTTATAATGGATAGAGCCTCTGGACGGTCAAAGGGATACGCATTTGTAACTTATGCGACCATAGAAGATGCTGAAAAGGCGAGAGCCGGAATGAATGCTAAATTTATTGATGGATGGGTTATATTTGTTGATCCTGCCAAACCAAGAGAGCCTAGACCTCCTCAGCAGCCACAGTCTCAGCCCTCTGGAGCTGGTTTCACGGTTAACAAGACAATTGGATGGTGTGGTTGA